One genomic segment of Helianthus annuus cultivar XRQ/B chromosome 14, HanXRQr2.0-SUNRISE, whole genome shotgun sequence includes these proteins:
- the LOC110906295 gene encoding AN1-type zinc finger protein 5, translated as MTMKQREEVDQSETPQLCKAGCGFFGNPKTQNYCSICFKVVLQKETSKQTVISVNVVDTIPLKDHRSVEVKTKNRCHVCNKRVGLIGFGCRCGQSFCGLHRMPEEHACKFDFKAAGRAVLEKENPVCVADKLETRI; from the coding sequence ATGACGATGAAGCAGCGGGAGGAAGTTGACCAGTCAGAAACACCCCAACTTTGCAAGGCGGGTTGCGGGTTTTTTGGGAACCCGAAAACCCAAAACTATTGTTCTATTTGTTTTAAGGTTGTGCTTCAGAAGGAGACATCCAAGCAAACAGTTATTTCCGTTAATGTCGTTGATACAATCCCATTGAAAGACCATCGTAGTGTTGAAGTCAAGACGAAGAACAGATGCCACGTCTGCAACAAACGGGTTGGGTTGATTGGGTTCGGGTGTAGGTGTGGTCAAAGTTTTTGTGGGTTGCACCGGATGCCTGAAGAACATGCATGCAAATTTGATTTCAAAGCCGCTGGCCGTGCGGTTTTAGAGAAAGAAAACCCGGTTTGTGTAGCCGATAAACTGGAGACCAGAATttga